Proteins encoded by one window of Dietzia sp. B32:
- a CDS encoding MCE family protein, with protein sequence MNELSPFKTRLLAALFIVIVVAFVGTTIAIYNRAFTSSDSVAMITDDMAYSLPVDADVKARGVLVGRVAGLEPDGERVRVNLEFDPDLIDQLPANVSGRLLPKTLFGERYVDLGFPDQPAGTLEAGSTIEQDTRGNATELGRVLDGLLPVLEAVPPQKLAGTLGALNQALAGRGDEIGASLVEIGQVFEGITEEMPALESGLADLATFSQTYSEALPDLINALDALRTTGDTVVQRRPDIADGLERITRSAETLTGFLSDNRSDLIALAADSRTSLEYLAEYSPALPCTVENFMLALDRSDAILGVGDPHPGIRVTIEVVNPKGRYVPNQDEPRFFDTRGPRCYEPAQEPAIFPMAPGGAIADGSFQPPTRNPGPQFIPTLPNPLDLDGPVPSLRTRGSVPAAPGRAVPEQPNLPFPSTVTAGQDRDVMAMAYAGSPVETDTVRTVYGVATSRDAAEIPGWIGAIGAPALRGTEVAFR encoded by the coding sequence ATGAACGAGTTGTCCCCGTTTAAGACGCGACTCCTGGCCGCGTTGTTCATCGTCATCGTCGTGGCGTTCGTCGGTACCACCATCGCGATCTACAACCGCGCGTTCACTTCCTCCGACAGCGTCGCCATGATCACCGACGACATGGCCTACTCGCTGCCCGTCGACGCCGACGTCAAGGCTCGCGGCGTTCTCGTCGGACGGGTCGCCGGCCTCGAGCCCGACGGTGAACGGGTGCGCGTGAACCTGGAGTTCGATCCCGACCTCATCGACCAGTTGCCGGCCAACGTCAGTGGCCGGTTGCTGCCCAAGACACTGTTCGGCGAGCGGTACGTGGACCTCGGATTCCCCGACCAGCCCGCAGGCACCCTCGAGGCAGGCAGCACGATCGAACAGGACACCCGCGGTAACGCCACCGAACTCGGCCGCGTCCTGGACGGTCTGCTCCCCGTGCTCGAAGCCGTCCCGCCGCAGAAGCTGGCCGGGACCCTCGGGGCCCTCAACCAGGCGTTGGCGGGTCGCGGAGACGAGATCGGGGCGAGCCTGGTGGAGATCGGTCAGGTCTTCGAGGGCATCACCGAGGAGATGCCGGCCCTGGAGTCCGGTCTCGCCGACCTCGCGACCTTCTCCCAGACCTACTCCGAGGCACTCCCGGATCTCATCAACGCCCTCGACGCGCTGCGCACCACCGGCGACACGGTGGTGCAGCGACGCCCCGACATCGCGGACGGACTGGAGCGCATCACCCGGTCGGCGGAGACCCTCACCGGTTTCCTCTCGGACAACCGATCCGATCTCATCGCCCTGGCCGCGGACTCGCGGACCTCCCTGGAGTACCTGGCGGAGTATTCCCCGGCCCTGCCCTGCACGGTCGAGAACTTCATGCTCGCGCTGGACCGCTCCGACGCGATCCTCGGTGTGGGGGATCCGCACCCGGGCATCCGGGTGACGATCGAGGTGGTCAACCCGAAGGGCCGGTACGTGCCGAACCAGGATGAGCCCCGCTTCTTCGACACCCGCGGACCGCGCTGCTACGAGCCGGCCCAGGAGCCGGCCATCTTCCCCATGGCCCCGGGCGGGGCGATCGCGGACGGGTCGTTCCAACCGCCGACGCGCAACCCGGGCCCGCAGTTCATCCCCACCCTGCCCAACCCCCTCGACCTGGACGGCCCGGTGCCGTCCCTACGGACCCGCGGATCGGTTCCCGCCGCGCCGGGCCGCGCCGTTCCGGAGCAGCCGAACCTCCCGTTCCCGTCCACCGTGACGGCCGGGCAGGACCGCGACGTCATGGCCATGGCCTACGCGGGATCGCCGGTCGAGACGGACACCGTCCGCACGGTGTACGGCGTCGCCACCTCACGTGACGCCGCCGAGATCCCGGGCTGGATCGGCGCGATCGGCGCCCCGGCGCTGCGCGGGACGGAGGTGGCCTTCCGATGA
- a CDS encoding triacylglycerol lipase — MTLLLAVSSPTTANAAPTEREACTGPEVLLVHDLTGTPRDWDLLVADLRSAGWCPVAVDWGRPRPGDVPLPVGGLTGVDAAAAELARSRGWTSATPVSEPVAVVAKGVGGLVVQRAVQLVGPTIPPISALVTLGPVWNGTNVLGIADVEDLSRAAGVFEPILAWERTWMDPICEGCREAVRGSDLLARLHSDGLRTPGVAYTDIVSPVDLLVHPPLEQSPPGTVVRVAGPFARGLPVWHGELGRDPDSRAQVVEALGPT, encoded by the coding sequence GTGACATTGCTCCTCGCGGTGTCGTCGCCGACGACGGCGAACGCGGCTCCGACGGAGCGGGAGGCGTGCACGGGCCCCGAGGTGCTGCTGGTCCACGACCTGACGGGAACACCACGGGACTGGGATCTGCTCGTCGCCGACCTGCGGTCAGCCGGGTGGTGCCCCGTCGCCGTCGACTGGGGACGTCCTCGCCCGGGTGACGTCCCGCTCCCCGTCGGTGGACTGACCGGCGTGGACGCCGCGGCCGCGGAGCTCGCCCGCAGCCGGGGTTGGACCTCCGCAACGCCGGTGTCCGAGCCCGTGGCGGTGGTGGCCAAGGGGGTGGGTGGACTCGTGGTGCAGCGTGCCGTCCAGCTCGTGGGTCCGACAATCCCGCCGATCAGTGCGCTGGTCACGCTGGGGCCGGTCTGGAACGGTACGAACGTGCTCGGGATCGCCGACGTCGAGGATCTCAGCCGCGCCGCGGGGGTCTTCGAGCCGATCCTCGCGTGGGAGCGAACCTGGATGGACCCGATCTGCGAGGGCTGCCGGGAGGCGGTGCGCGGATCGGATCTCCTCGCCCGGCTGCACTCCGACGGTCTGCGTACGCCCGGGGTGGCCTACACCGACATCGTCTCGCCGGTCGACCTGCTGGTCCACCCGCCGCTGGAGCAGTCCCCGCCGGGGACGGTGGTGCGGGTCGCGGGACCGTTCGCCCGAGGTCTCCCGGTGTGGCACGGCGAACTCGGGAGAGACCCGGACTCCCGTGCTCAGGTCGTGGAGGCGCTCGGGCCGACGTAG
- a CDS encoding MCE family protein, with the protein MSKRRPGEPRFGNATIGAIGVVVILVLTLGSFQLDSLPVVGAGPKYEAYFSEAAGLADGNEVRVAGVKVGVVTGVELEGDKVLVGFRAKDAWLGDDTRASIQVKTVLGQKYLALSPAGTGELDRSEPIPLERTVAPYDVVTAFSSAAETLDAIDDAKLAESLDTLTDAMQASPEEFRSAVDGVSRLSQTISSRDEELRQLLEATRTSSAILAERNDDFRRLIIGTGQLLGELNQRSETLKLVLASTRGLSGELRRFVGENEAKFGPTLDSLDSALEILTDHEEDLKKSIHNLAPFYRLYANLLGTGRWFDSVVTNLIPPGVPEPPFYPGARTPARQSGIK; encoded by the coding sequence GTGAGCAAGCGCAGGCCGGGCGAGCCCCGGTTCGGAAACGCCACGATCGGCGCGATCGGGGTGGTCGTGATCCTCGTGCTCACCCTCGGGTCGTTCCAGCTGGACTCGCTGCCCGTGGTGGGTGCGGGCCCCAAGTACGAGGCGTACTTCTCCGAGGCCGCGGGCCTCGCCGACGGCAACGAGGTACGTGTCGCCGGAGTGAAGGTGGGCGTCGTGACCGGCGTGGAGCTCGAGGGCGACAAGGTGCTCGTGGGCTTCCGCGCGAAGGACGCGTGGCTCGGGGACGACACGCGGGCGAGCATCCAGGTCAAGACGGTGCTGGGGCAGAAGTACCTCGCGCTGAGCCCGGCCGGGACGGGGGAGTTGGACCGTTCCGAGCCGATTCCGCTCGAGCGCACCGTGGCCCCGTACGACGTGGTGACCGCGTTCTCCTCCGCTGCTGAGACCCTCGACGCGATCGACGACGCCAAACTGGCCGAGAGCCTGGACACCCTCACCGACGCCATGCAGGCCTCACCCGAGGAGTTCCGCAGCGCAGTGGACGGGGTGTCCCGACTCTCCCAGACCATCTCCAGCCGGGACGAGGAGCTACGCCAGCTCCTCGAGGCCACCCGGACCAGCTCGGCGATCCTCGCGGAGCGCAACGACGACTTCCGGCGACTCATCATCGGAACCGGTCAGCTGCTCGGTGAACTCAACCAGCGGTCCGAGACTCTCAAACTGGTCCTGGCCTCGACGCGCGGACTGTCCGGCGAACTGCGGCGGTTCGTGGGGGAGAACGAGGCGAAGTTCGGCCCGACCCTGGACAGCCTCGACTCCGCCCTCGAGATCCTCACCGATCACGAGGAGGACCTGAAGAAGTCCATCCACAACCTGGCACCCTTCTACCGGCTGTACGCCAACTTGCTGGGCACCGGACGGTGGTTCGACTCCGTGGTCACCAACCTCATCCCGCCGGGCGTGCCGGAACCGCCCTTCTACCCGGGTGCCCGCACGCCGGCTCGACAGAGTGGGATCAAATGA
- a CDS encoding ABC transporter permease, translating into MVRGPIASFDSLGDQLAFHLRAIRWIPQTVVHYRKEVLRLIAEVTFGVGVLAVLGGTIGVIVMMSGFTGVVVGLQGYAALDQIGSSVLTGFLSAYVNTREVAPLVASLALSATVGCGFTAQLGAMRISEEIDALEVMAIPSVPYLVTTRIIAGFVAVIPLYVVGLLSSYLATRGVNTMIQGQSTGSFDHYFHLFLPPEDVIYSFVKVIIFAFVLVMIHCYYGFTATGGPAGVGVAVGRAVRTTIVVVAILNFFVGLALWGTTTTVRVAG; encoded by the coding sequence ATGGTCCGTGGCCCCATCGCCTCGTTCGATTCACTCGGCGACCAGCTCGCCTTCCACCTCCGGGCCATCCGGTGGATCCCACAGACCGTAGTTCACTACCGCAAGGAGGTCCTGCGGCTCATCGCCGAGGTGACCTTCGGGGTGGGCGTGCTCGCCGTCCTCGGCGGCACGATCGGCGTCATCGTCATGATGAGCGGGTTCACCGGCGTCGTCGTCGGATTACAGGGGTACGCGGCGCTGGATCAGATCGGTAGCTCGGTCCTGACCGGGTTCCTGTCGGCGTACGTCAACACCCGCGAGGTCGCGCCCCTCGTGGCGTCGCTCGCGTTGTCCGCCACCGTCGGGTGTGGCTTCACCGCCCAGCTCGGCGCGATGCGGATCTCAGAGGAGATCGACGCCCTCGAGGTGATGGCGATCCCGAGCGTGCCCTACCTGGTCACCACTCGCATCATCGCCGGTTTCGTCGCGGTCATCCCGCTCTACGTGGTGGGTCTGCTCTCGTCGTACCTCGCCACCCGAGGTGTGAACACGATGATCCAGGGCCAGTCCACCGGCTCGTTCGACCACTACTTCCATCTGTTCCTGCCGCCGGAAGACGTCATCTATTCGTTCGTCAAGGTCATCATCTTCGCGTTCGTGCTGGTGATGATCCACTGCTACTACGGATTCACCGCCACCGGAGGGCCTGCCGGCGTCGGCGTCGCGGTCGGCCGGGCGGTGCGGACGACCATCGTCGTCGTCGCCATCCTCAACTTCTTCGTCGGCCTCGCCCTCTGGGGCACGACCACGACTGTGCGGGTGGCCGGATGA
- a CDS encoding diacylglycerol kinase family protein, producing the protein MSPTPSRLAVIYNPTKVGVDEVRRRAEERASRHGWTDPVFYETTEEDPGTGQAAQAAADGVGLVIACGGDGTVRSVAQGLLGTAVPMGVVPLGTGNLLARNLDIPLDDIDRALRIAMGGRSRAIDIGEVRYTDGDGASRDDVFLVMLGAGMDADMIAGTDDRLKARVGWLAYVGAFANTLLRGHRIRVEYALDDGSPIQTRARTLLVANCGMLQAGMVLLPDAVIDDGLLDVLALRAKGPLGWAQAGAVLAHHTFQHRLKPILRRSPTPESEREEHRTRPLDFRQGVGVTARIMEKPASFQIDGEDCGSVTDFSARIKRRGLTVRVAV; encoded by the coding sequence GTGTCCCCAACCCCGTCTCGCCTCGCCGTCATCTACAACCCCACCAAGGTCGGGGTCGACGAGGTACGCCGCCGCGCGGAGGAGCGGGCGTCCAGGCACGGATGGACGGACCCCGTCTTCTACGAGACCACCGAGGAGGACCCTGGCACGGGCCAGGCTGCGCAGGCCGCCGCGGACGGTGTCGGACTGGTGATCGCGTGCGGTGGCGACGGCACCGTGCGCTCGGTGGCCCAGGGACTGCTCGGCACCGCTGTCCCGATGGGCGTGGTCCCACTCGGCACCGGCAACCTGCTGGCCCGCAACCTCGACATCCCCCTGGACGACATCGATCGTGCGCTGCGTATCGCCATGGGTGGCCGGAGCCGGGCCATAGACATCGGCGAGGTCCGCTACACCGACGGGGACGGCGCGTCCCGGGACGACGTGTTCCTCGTGATGCTCGGAGCGGGCATGGACGCCGACATGATCGCGGGCACGGACGACAGGCTGAAGGCGCGGGTGGGCTGGCTCGCCTACGTCGGCGCGTTCGCCAACACGCTGTTGCGCGGTCACCGCATCAGGGTCGAGTACGCCCTCGACGACGGGTCGCCGATCCAGACCCGTGCGCGCACCCTCCTGGTGGCCAACTGCGGAATGTTGCAGGCGGGGATGGTGTTGCTGCCCGACGCCGTCATCGACGACGGTCTCCTGGACGTTCTCGCGCTGCGCGCCAAGGGCCCTCTCGGGTGGGCGCAGGCGGGTGCGGTCCTGGCCCATCACACGTTCCAGCATCGCCTCAAGCCGATCCTGCGGAGGAGTCCCACCCCGGAGAGCGAGAGGGAAGAGCATCGGACCCGACCCCTGGATTTCCGCCAGGGGGTGGGGGTCACCGCGCGGATCATGGAGAAGCCGGCCTCCTTCCAGATCGACGGCGAGGACTGCGGCTCCGTGACCGATTTCTCCGCCCGGATCAAGCGGAGGGGGCTGACGGTCCGGGTCGCCGTCTGA
- the rplL gene encoding 50S ribosomal protein L7/L12, translating to MAKLSNDELLEAFKEMTLLELSEFVKLFEDTFEVTAAAPVAVAAAGAPAAGGEAAAEQDEFDVVLESAGDKKIGVIKVVRELVSGLGLKEAKDLVESAPKAIIEKVDKEAAEAAKTKLEEAGAKVTLK from the coding sequence ATGGCGAAGCTCAGCAACGACGAGCTGCTCGAGGCCTTCAAGGAGATGACTCTTCTCGAGCTCTCCGAGTTCGTGAAGCTGTTCGAGGACACCTTCGAGGTCACCGCGGCCGCTCCGGTCGCCGTCGCCGCTGCCGGTGCCCCGGCTGCCGGTGGCGAGGCCGCCGCCGAGCAGGACGAGTTCGACGTCGTCCTCGAGTCGGCCGGCGACAAGAAGATCGGCGTGATCAAGGTCGTGCGCGAGCTCGTGTCGGGCCTGGGCCTCAAGGAGGCCAAGGACCTCGTCGAGTCCGCCCCCAAGGCGATCATCGAGAAGGTCGACAAGGAGGCCGCCGAGGCCGCCAAGACCAAGCTCGAGGAGGCTGGCGCGAAGGTCACCCTCAAGTGA
- a CDS encoding ABC transporter ATP-binding protein, with amino-acid sequence MGVEVSVEGLTKSFGSQKIWEDVTFTLPEGEVSALLGPSGTGKSVFLKSLIGLLRPERGKIIIDGTDILQCTAKELYEIRKLFGVLFQDGALFGSMDLYDNVAFPLREHTRKSESEIRDIVMEKLELTGLTGAEGKLPGEISGGMRKRAGLARALVLDPEIILVDEPDSGLDPVRTTYLAQLLIDINAQIDATILIVTHNINLARTVPDNLGMLYRKNLVMFGPREVLLTSEEPSVRQFLRGSKLGPIGMSEEKDDAQMREEQAQADAGHNDGSPGEDEVTGVPPQMQPTPGGPERKGEIRREKRVAEMLDTLPSEAQEAIRAEWAARGHGNGKVPAAASSGASAPAAEAATPSQSTEPAAVAAPGAGVDDHYGSAAN; translated from the coding sequence GTGGGTGTCGAGGTTTCCGTAGAGGGTCTGACCAAGTCCTTCGGTTCGCAGAAGATCTGGGAGGACGTCACGTTCACCCTTCCCGAGGGTGAGGTCAGTGCCCTGCTCGGTCCGTCGGGTACCGGTAAGTCGGTATTCCTCAAGTCGCTCATCGGCCTCCTGCGCCCCGAGCGCGGCAAGATCATCATCGACGGCACGGACATCCTCCAGTGCACCGCCAAGGAGCTCTACGAGATCCGCAAGCTGTTCGGGGTCCTGTTCCAGGACGGCGCGTTGTTCGGGTCCATGGACCTCTACGACAACGTCGCGTTCCCGCTGCGGGAGCACACCCGCAAGTCCGAGTCCGAGATCCGCGACATCGTCATGGAGAAGCTCGAGTTGACCGGTCTGACCGGCGCAGAGGGCAAGCTGCCGGGCGAGATCTCGGGCGGTATGCGCAAGCGCGCCGGTCTCGCCCGGGCGCTCGTGCTGGACCCGGAGATCATCCTCGTCGACGAGCCCGACTCCGGCCTGGACCCCGTGCGCACGACCTACCTCGCGCAGCTGCTGATCGACATCAACGCGCAGATCGACGCGACGATCCTCATCGTGACGCACAACATCAACCTCGCCCGTACCGTCCCCGACAACCTGGGCATGCTCTACCGCAAGAACCTCGTCATGTTCGGTCCCCGAGAGGTCCTGCTCACGAGCGAGGAGCCGTCCGTGCGCCAGTTCCTCCGCGGGTCCAAGCTCGGCCCCATCGGCATGTCCGAGGAGAAGGACGACGCGCAGATGCGCGAGGAGCAGGCGCAGGCCGACGCGGGACACAACGACGGCTCCCCGGGCGAGGACGAGGTCACGGGTGTGCCGCCACAGATGCAGCCCACCCCGGGCGGACCCGAACGCAAGGGGGAGATCCGGCGAGAGAAGCGCGTCGCCGAGATGCTGGACACCCTGCCCTCCGAGGCCCAGGAGGCCATTCGGGCCGAGTGGGCAGCGCGCGGGCACGGCAACGGTAAGGTCCCGGCTGCGGCGTCGTCAGGGGCGTCCGCTCCCGCCGCCGAAGCCGCCACCCCGTCGCAGTCCACCGAGCCCGCCGCCGTCGCGGCTCCGGGGGCAGGGGTCGACGACCACTACGGTTCTGCGGCGAACTGA
- a CDS encoding ABC transporter permease, translating to MAEGATQQPRRTSGVAPADVGNGVQQAVGEAGKVFRLFIEVLRGIFRRPFQFREFIGQSWFIASVTILPSALVAIPFGAVVAMQTGSLVQQLGAEAYTGATGVLAVVQQGAPLVTSLLIAGAAGSAVAADLGARTIREELDAMRVLGIDPVQRLVVPRVLGMMLIAVLLNGLVSIVGIAGGYVFNILLQGGTPGAYLMSFGALAQLPDFIMSSIKALVFGLIAGVVSSYCGMNPKGGPKGVGDAVNLGVVLTFLLLFFANLILTAMYLQIVPPKGS from the coding sequence ATGGCGGAGGGTGCGACTCAGCAGCCCAGGCGAACATCCGGAGTGGCACCGGCGGACGTCGGCAACGGCGTCCAGCAGGCCGTCGGCGAAGCCGGCAAGGTGTTCCGTCTGTTCATCGAGGTGTTGCGGGGCATATTCAGGCGACCGTTCCAGTTCCGCGAGTTCATAGGCCAGTCATGGTTCATCGCGTCGGTGACGATCCTGCCGTCGGCGCTGGTGGCGATCCCCTTTGGCGCGGTCGTCGCGATGCAGACGGGCTCGCTGGTGCAGCAGCTCGGGGCGGAGGCCTACACCGGCGCGACCGGCGTCCTCGCCGTCGTCCAGCAGGGCGCGCCGCTCGTGACCTCCCTGCTCATCGCCGGGGCCGCCGGGTCCGCGGTGGCGGCCGATCTCGGCGCCCGCACCATCCGCGAGGAGCTCGACGCCATGCGGGTGCTGGGAATCGACCCGGTCCAGCGCCTCGTGGTACCCCGCGTGCTGGGCATGATGCTCATCGCGGTCCTGCTCAACGGTCTGGTGTCGATCGTCGGCATCGCCGGGGGCTACGTGTTCAACATCCTCCTGCAGGGTGGCACCCCGGGCGCCTACCTCATGTCCTTCGGGGCGCTCGCCCAGCTGCCGGACTTCATCATGTCCTCGATCAAGGCCCTCGTATTCGGCCTCATCGCCGGAGTCGTGTCCTCGTACTGCGGCATGAACCCCAAGGGCGGTCCCAAGGGAGTCGGCGATGCCGTCAACCTGGGCGTCGTCCTCACATTCCTCCTGCTGTTCTTCGCCAATCTCATCCTCACGGCGATGTATCTGCAGATCGTCCCGCCGAAGGGGTCGTAG
- a CDS encoding TetR/AcrR family transcriptional regulator, whose amino-acid sequence MTQGSTWSARPSGPRTGRLSAEDWARAGLDLLMTEGRSAVKISRLCADFGVTKGSFYWHFADFDALMAAVARLYFSQEMDAARGLVSMEAMPPDKRLETMSAMLVESRAWEGEAAIREWARADETVAEAVAELDQRILRVVHDAFVELGFSERGARIRAGVLVYAGIGFVYGRSALPVPTVEEIHDVLALLLRGEA is encoded by the coding sequence ATGACCCAGGGGTCGACGTGGTCCGCCCGGCCGAGCGGTCCCCGGACGGGGCGTCTCTCGGCGGAGGACTGGGCCCGCGCCGGGCTGGACCTGCTCATGACCGAGGGCAGGTCCGCGGTCAAGATCAGCCGGCTGTGCGCGGACTTCGGCGTCACGAAGGGCAGCTTCTACTGGCACTTCGCCGACTTCGACGCCCTCATGGCCGCCGTCGCCAGACTGTATTTCTCGCAGGAGATGGACGCCGCCCGTGGACTGGTCTCGATGGAGGCGATGCCGCCCGACAAGCGGCTGGAGACCATGAGCGCGATGCTGGTGGAATCCCGGGCCTGGGAGGGGGAGGCCGCGATCCGGGAGTGGGCCAGGGCGGACGAGACGGTCGCCGAGGCGGTGGCGGAGCTGGACCAGCGCATCCTGCGGGTGGTCCACGACGCGTTCGTGGAACTCGGGTTCTCCGAACGGGGAGCTCGTATCCGCGCCGGGGTGCTGGTGTACGCCGGCATCGGGTTCGTCTACGGGCGATCAGCCCTGCCCGTGCCCACCGTGGAGGAGATCCACGACGTCCTGGCTCTACTGCTGCGCGGCGAGGCCTGA
- the rplJ gene encoding 50S ribosomal protein L10 yields MAKPAKVQAVEEIKQHFQNSTTAVVTEYRGLSVPQVTELRKTLGDAATYTVAKNTLVKRAAEEAGVEGLDDLLSGPTAIAFVTGEVVDAAKALKNFAKDNKALVIKGGVMDGAPLSATELDKIAELESREVLLAKMAGALKGNQAKAAGLFNAPASQLARLFAALQDKKN; encoded by the coding sequence ATGGCAAAGCCCGCAAAGGTCCAGGCCGTCGAGGAGATCAAGCAGCACTTCCAGAACTCCACGACCGCCGTGGTCACCGAGTACCGCGGACTCTCCGTTCCGCAGGTCACCGAGCTGCGCAAGACGCTGGGTGACGCGGCCACGTACACCGTGGCCAAGAACACCCTGGTCAAGCGTGCGGCTGAGGAAGCCGGAGTCGAGGGTCTCGACGACCTCCTGTCCGGCCCCACCGCCATCGCGTTCGTCACCGGTGAGGTCGTGGACGCCGCCAAGGCGCTCAAGAACTTCGCCAAGGACAACAAGGCGCTCGTCATCAAGGGCGGTGTCATGGACGGCGCCCCGCTGTCCGCCACCGAACTCGACAAGATCGCCGAGCTCGAATCCCGCGAGGTCCTGCTCGCGAAGATGGCCGGTGCCCTCAAGGGCAACCAGGCCAAGGCCGCCGGCCTGTTCAACGCGCCCGCTTCGCAGCTGGCACGTCTGTTCGCGGCGCTCCAGGACAAGAAGAACTGA
- a CDS encoding MCE family protein: protein MTTKLKALFRGGLLSSFIKLVVFIVVTGLLSMILATTIRGGTREDGVEYSAVFSDATMVEKGDDVRIAGVVVGHVTDFEVHDRDKAKVYFTMSGDRTLPANVHLSLRFRNMIGQRYMNISREPGPVQPALPEGTTIPIEKTSPAVDLTALFNGFRPLFTTLQPEDVNALADSLVRVLQGEGGTVTSLVQQTGQLTNHLADRDRVIGEVIDNLTRVLETINERDVQFQQLVVTTRQLVEGLAGERDAIGSSLDSMADLTSSAENVVTATRPAVTESLDHLKLVTDNLADNEDKLSQVLENMPRKTDNLIRMGSFGSWFQFYLCGLDVVHGPGNGVPNLLPSGGPTVNHTVYTNVAPRCHEGGIP from the coding sequence ATGACCACCAAACTCAAGGCGCTCTTCCGAGGTGGGCTGCTGTCCTCGTTCATCAAGCTCGTCGTCTTCATCGTGGTGACCGGCCTGCTGAGCATGATCCTCGCCACCACGATCCGCGGCGGCACCCGCGAGGACGGCGTCGAGTACTCGGCCGTCTTCTCGGACGCCACCATGGTCGAGAAGGGCGACGACGTACGCATCGCCGGCGTGGTGGTGGGGCACGTGACCGACTTCGAGGTCCACGACCGGGACAAGGCCAAGGTGTACTTCACGATGTCCGGCGACCGGACGCTGCCCGCCAACGTCCACCTGTCCCTCCGGTTCCGCAACATGATCGGCCAGCGGTACATGAACATCTCGAGAGAGCCGGGCCCGGTCCAGCCGGCCCTGCCCGAGGGCACCACCATCCCGATCGAGAAGACGTCCCCCGCGGTCGATCTCACGGCACTGTTCAACGGGTTCCGACCGTTGTTCACGACCCTGCAGCCCGAGGACGTCAACGCGCTCGCGGACTCCCTCGTGCGGGTCCTGCAGGGCGAGGGCGGCACCGTGACCAGCCTGGTGCAGCAGACGGGGCAGCTCACCAACCACCTGGCCGATCGCGACCGGGTGATCGGCGAGGTGATCGACAACCTCACCCGGGTCCTGGAGACGATCAACGAGAGGGACGTGCAGTTCCAGCAGCTCGTCGTGACCACCCGGCAGCTCGTCGAGGGGCTGGCCGGCGAACGGGACGCGATCGGGAGTTCGCTCGACTCGATGGCGGACCTGACGTCCTCGGCGGAGAACGTCGTCACCGCGACGCGCCCGGCGGTCACCGAGTCCCTCGACCACCTCAAGCTCGTCACCGACAACCTCGCCGACAACGAGGACAAGCTCAGCCAGGTCCTGGAGAACATGCCGCGCAAGACCGACAACCTCATCCGGATGGGGTCGTTCGGATCCTGGTTCCAGTTCTATCTCTGCGGCCTCGACGTCGTCCACGGACCGGGCAACGGAGTGCCCAATCTCCTCCCGTCCGGAGGGCCGACCGTCAACCACACCGTGTACACCAACGTCGCACCGCGGTGCCATGAAGGGGGCATCCCGTGA